In Rosa chinensis cultivar Old Blush chromosome 1, RchiOBHm-V2, whole genome shotgun sequence, a genomic segment contains:
- the LOC112182941 gene encoding lysine histidine transporter 1 — MVGAGVLGLPFAMSQLGWGPGVTVIVLSWIITLYTLWQMVEMHESVPGKRFDRYHELGQHAFGEKLGLWIVVPQQLMVQAGTCIVYMITGGKSLQKIHDTVSPGKPIKTTYFIMIFAAVHFVISHLPSFNSIAGISLAAAVMSLSYSTIAWGASLHKGVQPEVQYGPRASTTTGNVFNFFSALGDVAFSFAGHNVVLEIQATLPSTPDKPSKKPMWKGVMLAYVVVALCYFPVALIGYWVFGNSVQDNILISLEKPKWLIVIANAFVVIHVIGSYQVYAMPVFDTIEAALVKQMNFKPSYSLRFISRNLFVAMTLFIGVTFPFFGGLLSFFGGFAFAPTTYFLPCIMWLVIYKPKKFSLSWFANWFCIIAGVLLLIFAPIGALRNIILQAKDFKYYS; from the exons ATGGTTGGTGCTGGTGTGCTTGGTCTTCCTTTTGCCATGTCTCAACTTGGATG GGGACCTGGAGTCACTGTGATTGTTCTTTCATGGATTATCACGCTATACACCTTATGGCAGATGGTAGAGATGCATGAGTCCGTGCCGGGGAAGAGGTTTGATAGGTACCATGAGTTGGGTCAACATGCCTTCGGAGAAAAGCTAGGGCTTTGGATTGTGGTACCCCAACAGCTAATGGTGCAAGCTGGTACGTGCATCGTCTATATGATTACAGGTGGTAAATCACTGCAGAAGATCCACGATACTGTGTCCCCTGGAAAACCAATCAAAACCACCTACTTCATCATGATCTTCGCCGCTGTCCACTTTGTTATCTCTCACCTCCCTAGCTTCAATTCCATTGCTGGTATTTCTCTTGCTGCAGCTGTCATGTCCTTGAG CTACTCTACAATTGCTTGGGGAGCTTCACTTCACAAAGGGGTTCAACCAGAAGTGCAGTATGGCCCCAGGGCTTCAACCACCACAGGAAATGTGTTCAACTTCTTTAGTGCTTTGGGAGATGTAGCTTTTTCTTTTGCTGGTCACAATGTGGTTTTGGAGATTCAAGCAACACTTCCTTCTACACCTGACAAGCCTTCCAAAAAACCAATGTGGAAGGGTGTGATGCTTGCATATGTTGTGGTGGCTTTGTGCTATTTCCCAGTTGCTCTTATCGGTTATTGGGTGTTTGGAAACAGTGTTCAGGATAACATCCTCATATCATTGGAGAAACCTAAGTGGCTTATTGTTATTGCTAATGCCTTTGTTGTTATTCACGTCATTGGAAGTTATCAG GTCTATGCAATGCCGGTGTTTGACACAATTGAAGCAGCTCTAGTGAAACAGATGAATTTCAAACCTTCTTATTCTCTTCGCTTTATATCACGAAATCTATTTGTTG CAATGACCTTGTTCATCGGAGTCACGTTCCCTTTCTTTGGCGGGCTTCTCAGTTTCTTTGGAGGATTTGCTTTTGCTCCCACAACATATTTT CTTCCTTGCATCATGTGGCTCGTCATCTACAAACCTAAGAAGTTCAGCTTATCCTGGTTTGCAAATTGG TTCTGCATTATAGCTGGAGTGTTATTGCTGATTTTTGCTCCTATTGGTGCATTGAGGAATATCATACTTCAAGCCAAGGATTTCAAATATTACTCTTAA
- the LOC112182913 gene encoding uncharacterized protein LOC112182913 isoform X3, whose translation MATSAFKSTTKRTATGSSRAPAEDSTSVNQSHRRSRSLSCFSRRLTEPPAEEFEVNPTPRRKFVNTVRGSGFPEISLNDLVIELFDSSSNDRGGRSALRSSETTPAQRRGRSVSRHGPRVSSGSGETRGRAGNSSGGGRVVSESKTNSRQTRSVSVARYQMSDSESDLDHPHNHSTAKSKNFTSGNNHTPLSRKSLDSNYRPGLRRSLSQKDLKCHDGYSSQSSVLTDDEGKDAYIYKNGAEKTIRAVYSEKKEKGKTKSTVLAPGDSLRSNGSDVLQAVSSIMKNYSSKLEQSEKRKQDLLAEIVLEEQHSRELSKIVKELLPEPKKIVSPDRPSQTRRRSNDKGRVSKRLTEEAERYIEDFISNVEDTDISSLDGERSDTNSSLGGIMKGETFQSPAMSTPPPPVFMDGVVLPWVRWETSNDGTPMGCRNETEPPMTPKSFSWGASQKVTNAQDHSQSASSRGSWSPGIIDSLPFNIMENASRKIGESGNYQRQSYPGGSNPSRFDMEKYLQLKNNKDFLLETLKQQRRIGSGGLLLCNRMLM comes from the exons ATGGCGACCTCGGCGTTCAAATCGACGACGAAGCGGACGGCAACCGGGAGCTCTCGGGCTCCGGCTGAGGACTCGACTTCGGTTAATCAGTCTCACCGGCGCTCGCGCAGCCTCAGCTGCTTCTCGCGCCGGCTAACGGAGCCACCGGCCGAGGAGTTTGAAGTCAATCCGACTCCAAGGAGGAAGTTTGTGAACACGGTCAGGGGCTCGGGGTTCCCGGAGATTAGTCTTAATGACCTGGTGATTGAGCTGTTTGATTCTAGCTCGAATGATAGAGGAGGACGCTCGGCGTTGCGGAGTTCCGAAACTACCCCTGCCCAGAGGCGGGGGAGGTCGGTGTCGAGGCACGGCCCGAGGGTGAGCAGCGGTAGTGGTGAGACGAGGGGCCGTGCTGGTAATAGCTCAGGTGGAGGGAGGGTAGTTTCGGAAAGTAAGACAAATTCGAGGCAAACGCGATCAGTTTCTGTTGCTCGGTATCAGATGAGCGATTCAGAG AGTGATCTCGATCATCCTCATAATCATAGCACTGCTAAGTCGAAAAACTTCACTAGTGGAAACAACCACACGCCCTTGTCCCGTAAGTCATTGGATTCAAATTATAGGCCAGGATTGAGAAGGTCTCTTAGCCAAAAAGATCTGAAGTGCCATGATGGTTACTCC AGCCAGTCTTCTGTCCTAACTGATGATGAGGGGaaggatgcttatatctataaAAATGGGGCTGAGAAGACTATACGAGCTGTATATTCAGAGAAGAAG GAAAAGGGCAAAACTAAATCTACTGTTCTAGCACCTGGTGATTCTTTGCGTTCTAACGGTTCAGATGTACTTCAGGCTGTTTCTTCGATCATGAAGAATTATTCTTCCAAATTGGAACAG TCAGAAAAGCGTAAACAAGATTTATTAGCAGAAATAGTGCTGGAGGAACAACACAGTAGGGAACTCTCAAAGATTGTAAAAGAATTGCTTCCTGAGCCAAAGAAAATTGTCAGTCCAGACAGACCGTCACAAACTAGAAGG AGGAGCAATGACAAAGGTAGGGTGTCTAAGCGACTGACTGAGGAAGCAGAAAGATATATTGAGGACTTCATTTCAAATGTTGAAGACACAGATATATCATCACTTGATGGTGAAAGGAGTGATACAAATTCCAGCTTAGGAGGAATAATGAAGGGCGAAACTTTTCAGAGTCCAGCCATGtcaactcctcctcctcctgtttTCATGGATGGCGTTGTACTGCCTTGGGTGCGGTGGGAGACTAGTAATGATGGTACTCCTATGGGGTGCAGGAATGAGACTGAACCACCAATGACCCCCAAATCTTTTTCATGGGGTGCTTCTCAG AAAGTGACTAATGCGCAAGACCATAGTCAGTCAGCTAGTAGCCGTGGGAGTTGGAGCCCTGGAATAATCGATTCCTTGCCATTTAACATCATGGAAAATGCATCCAGGAAAATTGGAGAATCTGGTAATTACCAGCGCCAATCATACCCGGGCGGGTCAAATCCTTCACGCTTTGACATGGAAAAGTATCTCCAGCTTAAAAACAATAAAGATTTTCTCTTAGAAACACTGAAGCAACAGCGCAGAATTGGTTCTGGGGGCCTCCTGCTTTGTAATAGAATGTTGATGTAG
- the LOC112182913 gene encoding uncharacterized protein LOC112182913 isoform X1 encodes MATSAFKSTTKRTATGSSRAPAEDSTSVNQSHRRSRSLSCFSRRLTEPPAEEFEVNPTPRRKFVNTVRGSGFPEISLNDLVIELFDSSSNDRGGRSALRSSETTPAQRRGRSVSRHGPRVSSGSGETRGRAGNSSGGGRVVSESKTNSRQTRSVSVARYQMSDSESDLDHPHNHSTAKSKNFTSGNNHTPLSRKSLDSNYRPGLRRSLSQKDLKCHDGYSSQSSVLTDDEGKDAYIYKNGAEKTIRAVYSEKKAEHPAGNDMKSGLYEVMRKEIRHAVEEIRTELEQEKGKTKSTVLAPGDSLRSNGSDVLQAVSSIMKNYSSKLEQSEKRKQDLLAEIVLEEQHSRELSKIVKELLPEPKKIVSPDRPSQTRRRSNDKGRVSKRLTEEAERYIEDFISNVEDTDISSLDGERSDTNSSLGGIMKGETFQSPAMSTPPPPVFMDGVVLPWVRWETSNDGTPMGCRNETEPPMTPKSFSWGASQKVTNAQDHSQSASSRGSWSPGIIDSLPFNIMENASRKIGESGNYQRQSYPGGSNPSRFDMEKYLQLKNNKDFLLETLKQQRRIGSGGLLLCNRMLM; translated from the exons ATGGCGACCTCGGCGTTCAAATCGACGACGAAGCGGACGGCAACCGGGAGCTCTCGGGCTCCGGCTGAGGACTCGACTTCGGTTAATCAGTCTCACCGGCGCTCGCGCAGCCTCAGCTGCTTCTCGCGCCGGCTAACGGAGCCACCGGCCGAGGAGTTTGAAGTCAATCCGACTCCAAGGAGGAAGTTTGTGAACACGGTCAGGGGCTCGGGGTTCCCGGAGATTAGTCTTAATGACCTGGTGATTGAGCTGTTTGATTCTAGCTCGAATGATAGAGGAGGACGCTCGGCGTTGCGGAGTTCCGAAACTACCCCTGCCCAGAGGCGGGGGAGGTCGGTGTCGAGGCACGGCCCGAGGGTGAGCAGCGGTAGTGGTGAGACGAGGGGCCGTGCTGGTAATAGCTCAGGTGGAGGGAGGGTAGTTTCGGAAAGTAAGACAAATTCGAGGCAAACGCGATCAGTTTCTGTTGCTCGGTATCAGATGAGCGATTCAGAG AGTGATCTCGATCATCCTCATAATCATAGCACTGCTAAGTCGAAAAACTTCACTAGTGGAAACAACCACACGCCCTTGTCCCGTAAGTCATTGGATTCAAATTATAGGCCAGGATTGAGAAGGTCTCTTAGCCAAAAAGATCTGAAGTGCCATGATGGTTACTCC AGCCAGTCTTCTGTCCTAACTGATGATGAGGGGaaggatgcttatatctataaAAATGGGGCTGAGAAGACTATACGAGCTGTATATTCAGAGAAGAAG GCAGAGCACCCCGCTGGTAATGATATGAAAAGTGGATTATATGAAGTAATGCGAAAAGAAATTAGACATGCTGTGGAAGAGATTAGGACGGAACTTGAACAA GAAAAGGGCAAAACTAAATCTACTGTTCTAGCACCTGGTGATTCTTTGCGTTCTAACGGTTCAGATGTACTTCAGGCTGTTTCTTCGATCATGAAGAATTATTCTTCCAAATTGGAACAG TCAGAAAAGCGTAAACAAGATTTATTAGCAGAAATAGTGCTGGAGGAACAACACAGTAGGGAACTCTCAAAGATTGTAAAAGAATTGCTTCCTGAGCCAAAGAAAATTGTCAGTCCAGACAGACCGTCACAAACTAGAAGG AGGAGCAATGACAAAGGTAGGGTGTCTAAGCGACTGACTGAGGAAGCAGAAAGATATATTGAGGACTTCATTTCAAATGTTGAAGACACAGATATATCATCACTTGATGGTGAAAGGAGTGATACAAATTCCAGCTTAGGAGGAATAATGAAGGGCGAAACTTTTCAGAGTCCAGCCATGtcaactcctcctcctcctgtttTCATGGATGGCGTTGTACTGCCTTGGGTGCGGTGGGAGACTAGTAATGATGGTACTCCTATGGGGTGCAGGAATGAGACTGAACCACCAATGACCCCCAAATCTTTTTCATGGGGTGCTTCTCAG AAAGTGACTAATGCGCAAGACCATAGTCAGTCAGCTAGTAGCCGTGGGAGTTGGAGCCCTGGAATAATCGATTCCTTGCCATTTAACATCATGGAAAATGCATCCAGGAAAATTGGAGAATCTGGTAATTACCAGCGCCAATCATACCCGGGCGGGTCAAATCCTTCACGCTTTGACATGGAAAAGTATCTCCAGCTTAAAAACAATAAAGATTTTCTCTTAGAAACACTGAAGCAACAGCGCAGAATTGGTTCTGGGGGCCTCCTGCTTTGTAATAGAATGTTGATGTAG
- the LOC112182913 gene encoding uncharacterized protein LOC112182913 isoform X4 yields MATSAFKSTTKRTATGSSRAPAEDSTSVNQSHRRSRSLSCFSRRLTEPPAEEFEVNPTPRRKFVNTVRGSGFPEISLNDLVIELFDSSSNDRGGRSALRSSETTPAQRRGRSVSRHGPRVSSGSGETRGRAGNSSGGGRVVSESKTNSRQTRSVSVARYQMSDSESDLDHPHNHSTAKSKNFTSGNNHTPLSRKSLDSNYRPGLRRSLSQKDLKCHDGYSSSVLTDDEGKDAYIYKNGAEKTIRAVYSEKKEKGKTKSTVLAPGDSLRSNGSDVLQAVSSIMKNYSSKLEQSEKRKQDLLAEIVLEEQHSRELSKIVKELLPEPKKIVSPDRPSQTRRRSNDKGRVSKRLTEEAERYIEDFISNVEDTDISSLDGERSDTNSSLGGIMKGETFQSPAMSTPPPPVFMDGVVLPWVRWETSNDGTPMGCRNETEPPMTPKSFSWGASQKVTNAQDHSQSASSRGSWSPGIIDSLPFNIMENASRKIGESGNYQRQSYPGGSNPSRFDMEKYLQLKNNKDFLLETLKQQRRIGSGGLLLCNRMLM; encoded by the exons ATGGCGACCTCGGCGTTCAAATCGACGACGAAGCGGACGGCAACCGGGAGCTCTCGGGCTCCGGCTGAGGACTCGACTTCGGTTAATCAGTCTCACCGGCGCTCGCGCAGCCTCAGCTGCTTCTCGCGCCGGCTAACGGAGCCACCGGCCGAGGAGTTTGAAGTCAATCCGACTCCAAGGAGGAAGTTTGTGAACACGGTCAGGGGCTCGGGGTTCCCGGAGATTAGTCTTAATGACCTGGTGATTGAGCTGTTTGATTCTAGCTCGAATGATAGAGGAGGACGCTCGGCGTTGCGGAGTTCCGAAACTACCCCTGCCCAGAGGCGGGGGAGGTCGGTGTCGAGGCACGGCCCGAGGGTGAGCAGCGGTAGTGGTGAGACGAGGGGCCGTGCTGGTAATAGCTCAGGTGGAGGGAGGGTAGTTTCGGAAAGTAAGACAAATTCGAGGCAAACGCGATCAGTTTCTGTTGCTCGGTATCAGATGAGCGATTCAGAG AGTGATCTCGATCATCCTCATAATCATAGCACTGCTAAGTCGAAAAACTTCACTAGTGGAAACAACCACACGCCCTTGTCCCGTAAGTCATTGGATTCAAATTATAGGCCAGGATTGAGAAGGTCTCTTAGCCAAAAAGATCTGAAGTGCCATGATGGTTACTCC TCTTCTGTCCTAACTGATGATGAGGGGaaggatgcttatatctataaAAATGGGGCTGAGAAGACTATACGAGCTGTATATTCAGAGAAGAAG GAAAAGGGCAAAACTAAATCTACTGTTCTAGCACCTGGTGATTCTTTGCGTTCTAACGGTTCAGATGTACTTCAGGCTGTTTCTTCGATCATGAAGAATTATTCTTCCAAATTGGAACAG TCAGAAAAGCGTAAACAAGATTTATTAGCAGAAATAGTGCTGGAGGAACAACACAGTAGGGAACTCTCAAAGATTGTAAAAGAATTGCTTCCTGAGCCAAAGAAAATTGTCAGTCCAGACAGACCGTCACAAACTAGAAGG AGGAGCAATGACAAAGGTAGGGTGTCTAAGCGACTGACTGAGGAAGCAGAAAGATATATTGAGGACTTCATTTCAAATGTTGAAGACACAGATATATCATCACTTGATGGTGAAAGGAGTGATACAAATTCCAGCTTAGGAGGAATAATGAAGGGCGAAACTTTTCAGAGTCCAGCCATGtcaactcctcctcctcctgtttTCATGGATGGCGTTGTACTGCCTTGGGTGCGGTGGGAGACTAGTAATGATGGTACTCCTATGGGGTGCAGGAATGAGACTGAACCACCAATGACCCCCAAATCTTTTTCATGGGGTGCTTCTCAG AAAGTGACTAATGCGCAAGACCATAGTCAGTCAGCTAGTAGCCGTGGGAGTTGGAGCCCTGGAATAATCGATTCCTTGCCATTTAACATCATGGAAAATGCATCCAGGAAAATTGGAGAATCTGGTAATTACCAGCGCCAATCATACCCGGGCGGGTCAAATCCTTCACGCTTTGACATGGAAAAGTATCTCCAGCTTAAAAACAATAAAGATTTTCTCTTAGAAACACTGAAGCAACAGCGCAGAATTGGTTCTGGGGGCCTCCTGCTTTGTAATAGAATGTTGATGTAG
- the LOC112182913 gene encoding uncharacterized protein LOC112182913 isoform X2 — protein sequence MATSAFKSTTKRTATGSSRAPAEDSTSVNQSHRRSRSLSCFSRRLTEPPAEEFEVNPTPRRKFVNTVRGSGFPEISLNDLVIELFDSSSNDRGGRSALRSSETTPAQRRGRSVSRHGPRVSSGSGETRGRAGNSSGGGRVVSESKTNSRQTRSVSVARYQMSDSESDLDHPHNHSTAKSKNFTSGNNHTPLSRKSLDSNYRPGLRRSLSQKDLKCHDGYSSSVLTDDEGKDAYIYKNGAEKTIRAVYSEKKAEHPAGNDMKSGLYEVMRKEIRHAVEEIRTELEQEKGKTKSTVLAPGDSLRSNGSDVLQAVSSIMKNYSSKLEQSEKRKQDLLAEIVLEEQHSRELSKIVKELLPEPKKIVSPDRPSQTRRRSNDKGRVSKRLTEEAERYIEDFISNVEDTDISSLDGERSDTNSSLGGIMKGETFQSPAMSTPPPPVFMDGVVLPWVRWETSNDGTPMGCRNETEPPMTPKSFSWGASQKVTNAQDHSQSASSRGSWSPGIIDSLPFNIMENASRKIGESGNYQRQSYPGGSNPSRFDMEKYLQLKNNKDFLLETLKQQRRIGSGGLLLCNRMLM from the exons ATGGCGACCTCGGCGTTCAAATCGACGACGAAGCGGACGGCAACCGGGAGCTCTCGGGCTCCGGCTGAGGACTCGACTTCGGTTAATCAGTCTCACCGGCGCTCGCGCAGCCTCAGCTGCTTCTCGCGCCGGCTAACGGAGCCACCGGCCGAGGAGTTTGAAGTCAATCCGACTCCAAGGAGGAAGTTTGTGAACACGGTCAGGGGCTCGGGGTTCCCGGAGATTAGTCTTAATGACCTGGTGATTGAGCTGTTTGATTCTAGCTCGAATGATAGAGGAGGACGCTCGGCGTTGCGGAGTTCCGAAACTACCCCTGCCCAGAGGCGGGGGAGGTCGGTGTCGAGGCACGGCCCGAGGGTGAGCAGCGGTAGTGGTGAGACGAGGGGCCGTGCTGGTAATAGCTCAGGTGGAGGGAGGGTAGTTTCGGAAAGTAAGACAAATTCGAGGCAAACGCGATCAGTTTCTGTTGCTCGGTATCAGATGAGCGATTCAGAG AGTGATCTCGATCATCCTCATAATCATAGCACTGCTAAGTCGAAAAACTTCACTAGTGGAAACAACCACACGCCCTTGTCCCGTAAGTCATTGGATTCAAATTATAGGCCAGGATTGAGAAGGTCTCTTAGCCAAAAAGATCTGAAGTGCCATGATGGTTACTCC TCTTCTGTCCTAACTGATGATGAGGGGaaggatgcttatatctataaAAATGGGGCTGAGAAGACTATACGAGCTGTATATTCAGAGAAGAAG GCAGAGCACCCCGCTGGTAATGATATGAAAAGTGGATTATATGAAGTAATGCGAAAAGAAATTAGACATGCTGTGGAAGAGATTAGGACGGAACTTGAACAA GAAAAGGGCAAAACTAAATCTACTGTTCTAGCACCTGGTGATTCTTTGCGTTCTAACGGTTCAGATGTACTTCAGGCTGTTTCTTCGATCATGAAGAATTATTCTTCCAAATTGGAACAG TCAGAAAAGCGTAAACAAGATTTATTAGCAGAAATAGTGCTGGAGGAACAACACAGTAGGGAACTCTCAAAGATTGTAAAAGAATTGCTTCCTGAGCCAAAGAAAATTGTCAGTCCAGACAGACCGTCACAAACTAGAAGG AGGAGCAATGACAAAGGTAGGGTGTCTAAGCGACTGACTGAGGAAGCAGAAAGATATATTGAGGACTTCATTTCAAATGTTGAAGACACAGATATATCATCACTTGATGGTGAAAGGAGTGATACAAATTCCAGCTTAGGAGGAATAATGAAGGGCGAAACTTTTCAGAGTCCAGCCATGtcaactcctcctcctcctgtttTCATGGATGGCGTTGTACTGCCTTGGGTGCGGTGGGAGACTAGTAATGATGGTACTCCTATGGGGTGCAGGAATGAGACTGAACCACCAATGACCCCCAAATCTTTTTCATGGGGTGCTTCTCAG AAAGTGACTAATGCGCAAGACCATAGTCAGTCAGCTAGTAGCCGTGGGAGTTGGAGCCCTGGAATAATCGATTCCTTGCCATTTAACATCATGGAAAATGCATCCAGGAAAATTGGAGAATCTGGTAATTACCAGCGCCAATCATACCCGGGCGGGTCAAATCCTTCACGCTTTGACATGGAAAAGTATCTCCAGCTTAAAAACAATAAAGATTTTCTCTTAGAAACACTGAAGCAACAGCGCAGAATTGGTTCTGGGGGCCTCCTGCTTTGTAATAGAATGTTGATGTAG
- the LOC112182913 gene encoding uncharacterized protein LOC112182913 isoform X5 has translation MATSAFKSTTKRTATGSSRAPAEDSTSVNQSHRRSRSLSCFSRRLTEPPAEEFEVNPTPRRKFVNTVRGSGFPEISLNDLVIELFDSSSNDRGGRSALRSSETTPAQRRGRSVSRHGPRVSSGSGETRGRAGNSSGGGRVVSESKTNSRQTRSVSVARYQMSDSESDLDHPHNHSTAKSKNFTSGNNHTPLSRKSLDSNYRPGLRRSLSQKDLKCHDGYSEKGKTKSTVLAPGDSLRSNGSDVLQAVSSIMKNYSSKLEQSEKRKQDLLAEIVLEEQHSRELSKIVKELLPEPKKIVSPDRPSQTRRRSNDKGRVSKRLTEEAERYIEDFISNVEDTDISSLDGERSDTNSSLGGIMKGETFQSPAMSTPPPPVFMDGVVLPWVRWETSNDGTPMGCRNETEPPMTPKSFSWGASQKVTNAQDHSQSASSRGSWSPGIIDSLPFNIMENASRKIGESGNYQRQSYPGGSNPSRFDMEKYLQLKNNKDFLLETLKQQRRIGSGGLLLCNRMLM, from the exons ATGGCGACCTCGGCGTTCAAATCGACGACGAAGCGGACGGCAACCGGGAGCTCTCGGGCTCCGGCTGAGGACTCGACTTCGGTTAATCAGTCTCACCGGCGCTCGCGCAGCCTCAGCTGCTTCTCGCGCCGGCTAACGGAGCCACCGGCCGAGGAGTTTGAAGTCAATCCGACTCCAAGGAGGAAGTTTGTGAACACGGTCAGGGGCTCGGGGTTCCCGGAGATTAGTCTTAATGACCTGGTGATTGAGCTGTTTGATTCTAGCTCGAATGATAGAGGAGGACGCTCGGCGTTGCGGAGTTCCGAAACTACCCCTGCCCAGAGGCGGGGGAGGTCGGTGTCGAGGCACGGCCCGAGGGTGAGCAGCGGTAGTGGTGAGACGAGGGGCCGTGCTGGTAATAGCTCAGGTGGAGGGAGGGTAGTTTCGGAAAGTAAGACAAATTCGAGGCAAACGCGATCAGTTTCTGTTGCTCGGTATCAGATGAGCGATTCAGAG AGTGATCTCGATCATCCTCATAATCATAGCACTGCTAAGTCGAAAAACTTCACTAGTGGAAACAACCACACGCCCTTGTCCCGTAAGTCATTGGATTCAAATTATAGGCCAGGATTGAGAAGGTCTCTTAGCCAAAAAGATCTGAAGTGCCATGATGGTTACTCC GAAAAGGGCAAAACTAAATCTACTGTTCTAGCACCTGGTGATTCTTTGCGTTCTAACGGTTCAGATGTACTTCAGGCTGTTTCTTCGATCATGAAGAATTATTCTTCCAAATTGGAACAG TCAGAAAAGCGTAAACAAGATTTATTAGCAGAAATAGTGCTGGAGGAACAACACAGTAGGGAACTCTCAAAGATTGTAAAAGAATTGCTTCCTGAGCCAAAGAAAATTGTCAGTCCAGACAGACCGTCACAAACTAGAAGG AGGAGCAATGACAAAGGTAGGGTGTCTAAGCGACTGACTGAGGAAGCAGAAAGATATATTGAGGACTTCATTTCAAATGTTGAAGACACAGATATATCATCACTTGATGGTGAAAGGAGTGATACAAATTCCAGCTTAGGAGGAATAATGAAGGGCGAAACTTTTCAGAGTCCAGCCATGtcaactcctcctcctcctgtttTCATGGATGGCGTTGTACTGCCTTGGGTGCGGTGGGAGACTAGTAATGATGGTACTCCTATGGGGTGCAGGAATGAGACTGAACCACCAATGACCCCCAAATCTTTTTCATGGGGTGCTTCTCAG AAAGTGACTAATGCGCAAGACCATAGTCAGTCAGCTAGTAGCCGTGGGAGTTGGAGCCCTGGAATAATCGATTCCTTGCCATTTAACATCATGGAAAATGCATCCAGGAAAATTGGAGAATCTGGTAATTACCAGCGCCAATCATACCCGGGCGGGTCAAATCCTTCACGCTTTGACATGGAAAAGTATCTCCAGCTTAAAAACAATAAAGATTTTCTCTTAGAAACACTGAAGCAACAGCGCAGAATTGGTTCTGGGGGCCTCCTGCTTTGTAATAGAATGTTGATGTAG
- the LOC112181644 gene encoding glyceraldehyde-3-phosphate dehydrogenase, cytosolic has translation MGKIKLGINGFGRIGRLVTRVALQRDDIELVCINDPYITADYIVYMFKHDTVHGAWKNCDVKLKNANHVYFGNKVVTIFAISREDEIPWSGPGAEYIVDASGTATEIEFAQGHLKGGAKKVIVTCPCDGAPTFVVGVNEKEYKPELNVVSGASCTTNCLAPLAKVIHDKFGIIEGLMSTVHSVTASQRGVDGTCPNDWRPGKAAPTIKDWRIGRAAYINIIPTTTGAAKAVGKVLPDLDGKLTGMSFRVPSLDVSVVDLTVRLEKPATYEEIKAAIKEESEGNLKGILGYTEDDVVSTDFERDSRSSIFDAKAGIALNDNFHKLVAWYDNEWGYSTRIVDLMTYIASFDSA, from the exons ATGG GGAAAATCAAACTCGGAATCAATG GGTTTGGAAGAATTGGAAGATTGGTCACAAGAGTGGCTTTGCAAAGAGATGATATTGAGCTTGTTTGCATTAATGACCCCTACATCACGGCCGACTatatt GTCTACATGTTCAAGCACGACACTGTCCACGGTGCATGGAAGAATTGCGATGTGAAACTTAAGAATGCAAATCATGTTTACTTTGGTAACAAGGTAGTCACCATTTTTGCAATCAG CCGAGAAGACGAAATCCCTTGGTCTGGCCCAGGAGCCGAATACATCGTGGATGCCTCTGGTACTGCCACCGAAATCGAATTTGCTCAGGGCCATTTGAAG GGCGGAGCAAAGAAGGTTATTGTCACTTGCCCGTGTGATGGTGCTCCTACGTTTGTTGTGGGTGTCAATGAGAAGGAATACAAGCCGGAGCTTAATGTTGTTTCCGGTGCTAGTTGCACCACCAACTGCCTTGCCCCCCTTGCAAAG GTAATTCATGATAAATTTGGTATCATCGAGGGTCTGATGAGTACTGTTCACTCAGTTACTG CTAGCCAAAGAGGTGTTGATGGAACATGTCCTAATGATTGGAGACCTGGAAAAGCTGCACCAACTATCAAAGATTGGAGAATTGGAAGAGCTGCTTATATCAACATCATTCCCACTACTACCGGAGCTGCTAAG GCTGTTGGTAAAGTTCTACCTGACCTGGATGGTAAATTGACCGGAATGTCATTCCGTGTTCCTAGTCTTGATGTTTCGGTGGTAGACCTAACAGTGAGACTAGAAAAGCCAGCTACGTATGAGGAAATAAAAGCTGCCATCAA GGAAGAGTCTGAGGGAAACCTGAAGGGAATCTTGGGTTACACTGAAGATGATGTGGTCTCTACTGACTTTGAGCGTGACAGCAG GTCAAGTATTTTTGATGCAAAGGCCGGAATTGCTTTGAACGATAACTTCCACAAGTTGGTTGCATGGTACGACAACGAGTGGGGATACAG CACTCGCATCGTTGACTTGATGACCTACATTGCGTCATTTGATTCAGCATAA